One genomic window of Mogibacterium diversum includes the following:
- a CDS encoding cation transporter, which translates to MKKKFKCEIDCANCAAKIEDAINKLDGVEEARVNFMAQKFTLVADDDRFDEILETAIMTGKKIEPDFTVEIK; encoded by the coding sequence ATGAAAAAGAAATTCAAGTGTGAGATTGATTGTGCAAACTGTGCTGCAAAGATAGAGGATGCGATAAATAAGCTAGACGGAGTGGAGGAAGCAAGGGTTAATTTTATGGCTCAGAAATTCACTCTTGTTGCTGATGACGATCGATTCGATGAAATCCTTGAAACAGCTATTATGACAGGTAAGAAGATTGAGCCTGATTTTACTGTAGAGATAAAGTAG
- a CDS encoding heavy metal translocating P-type ATPase yields the protein MNKKQRNRRNRIAISLVCFLVLMILELTGVLDGVHGFVLFVIYFIPYIIVGNDVIIKAAKNIRNGQVFDENFLMMIATFAAFGLGLFGDTQYSEALAVMLFYQIGEAFQDYAVGQSRASITEMMAIAPESAFVLNGDETEEVDPEDVEIGSVVVVRPGDKVPLDGVVIEGESFIDTSALTGESVPRRVSEGDDIISGCVNGEGMLKVKVTKEYDDSTVAKILELVENASARKAVLENFVTRFARVYTPIVTIGAALLAVAMPLVFGLSWSDGIERACNFLIVSCPCALVISVPLGFFGGIGAASKVGVLVKGSNFLEAAASLDTMVFDKTGTLTKGEFKVSKLVPAEGVSEDELIELAAYGEAFATHPIGKSILEAAKDKEIDKSRLEDVVNLTGKGTSAMLDGKSLLVGSRKLLDENKIEDVSGVYGSEMGTITFVSYDEKYKGYIVVSDTIKDEARESIAELKREGVKKAVMLTGDRKATAETVAGELGLDVVRYELLPADKIEEVEELIEGNRNTWSKLGYVGDGINDAPVLMRADVGFAMGSLGSDAAIEAADIVLMDDDLRKLPLIIKIAKRTMRIVKSNIAFAIGVKLLILVLSALGLVSMWYAVFGDVGVSIICIINSMRVLKFKQ from the coding sequence ATGAATAAAAAGCAAAGAAATAGAAGAAATAGGATAGCGATATCACTCGTGTGCTTTCTAGTACTGATGATACTTGAGCTTACAGGTGTGCTAGATGGAGTTCACGGATTCGTCCTGTTTGTAATTTACTTTATACCTTATATTATAGTCGGTAATGATGTAATCATAAAAGCGGCCAAGAATATTAGGAATGGTCAAGTTTTTGATGAGAATTTCCTTATGATGATTGCGACGTTTGCGGCGTTTGGACTAGGTCTATTTGGGGATACCCAGTATTCTGAAGCGCTCGCTGTCATGCTTTTCTATCAGATAGGTGAAGCGTTCCAGGATTATGCCGTCGGACAGTCGAGGGCTTCAATTACTGAGATGATGGCGATTGCCCCCGAATCAGCATTTGTGCTTAATGGAGATGAGACTGAAGAGGTGGATCCTGAGGATGTCGAAATTGGTAGTGTAGTCGTGGTTAGACCTGGCGATAAGGTTCCACTTGATGGAGTAGTAATCGAAGGAGAGTCTTTTATCGATACGTCAGCTCTGACAGGGGAATCTGTTCCTAGGAGAGTTTCTGAGGGCGACGATATCATATCGGGATGTGTGAATGGCGAAGGTATGCTCAAGGTTAAAGTTACCAAAGAGTATGATGATTCGACAGTTGCAAAGATTTTAGAACTGGTTGAAAATGCTAGTGCTAGGAAGGCTGTCCTCGAGAACTTCGTTACGAGATTTGCGCGTGTCTATACACCTATAGTTACTATCGGCGCTGCACTTTTGGCTGTAGCTATGCCTCTTGTGTTCGGCTTATCATGGTCAGACGGTATAGAAAGAGCCTGCAACTTTCTGATTGTATCTTGCCCGTGCGCACTCGTTATTTCAGTTCCGCTAGGGTTCTTTGGAGGCATTGGTGCGGCGTCCAAGGTCGGAGTTCTTGTAAAAGGGAGCAACTTCCTAGAAGCAGCAGCGAGCCTAGATACAATGGTCTTTGACAAGACGGGAACGCTAACAAAGGGAGAATTTAAAGTATCAAAACTTGTACCAGCAGAGGGTGTATCTGAAGATGAGCTAATAGAACTCGCTGCGTATGGTGAGGCATTTGCAACACATCCAATAGGAAAGTCAATACTAGAAGCTGCAAAGGATAAGGAGATTGATAAGAGTAGGCTTGAAGATGTGGTCAATCTAACAGGAAAAGGCACTTCAGCTATGTTAGATGGAAAATCTCTTCTTGTAGGTAGCCGTAAACTCCTCGATGAAAATAAAATAGAAGATGTGAGTGGAGTATATGGCTCCGAGATGGGAACTATCACATTTGTATCGTATGACGAGAAGTATAAAGGATATATAGTGGTGTCTGATACCATTAAGGATGAAGCGAGAGAAAGCATCGCTGAACTTAAGCGTGAGGGTGTCAAGAAGGCGGTTATGCTCACGGGCGATAGGAAAGCGACTGCAGAGACTGTAGCTGGAGAGCTCGGACTCGATGTAGTTAGGTATGAGCTACTTCCAGCTGACAAGATTGAGGAGGTTGAGGAGCTCATAGAAGGAAATCGTAATACTTGGTCAAAGCTTGGCTATGTAGGAGATGGAATAAATGATGCTCCGGTGCTCATGAGAGCTGATGTCGGATTCGCCATGGGATCTCTAGGTTCTGATGCGGCAATAGAGGCTGCAGATATCGTTCTGATGGATGATGATTTGAGAAAGTTACCATTAATTATAAAAATAGCTAAGCGAACGATGAGGATTGTAAAATCCAATATTGCATTTGCTATAGGAGTAAAGCTTCTAATTCTCGTATTGTCTGCACTTGGTCTCGTCTCGATGTGGTATGCGGTATTTGGTGATGTAGGAGTTAGCATTATATGCATAATAAATTCGATGCGCGTGCTTAAATTTAAACAGTAG
- a CDS encoding InlB B-repeat-containing protein has protein sequence MNKKRCRSILLSLALMCSMIITVMPLSAFAESTTTTQIAPASRTYKVRHIRQGLNGSYSDESMAEYERLTGNVGERTNASANRSYSGFQALVPEQVKIAPSGDITVSVYYARRSYTTYFKTGDTSKDFYKTYVYGAVQTAPPSPVIPGKNFVRWTYKDDNGVWKTWTPSTQPAKDVTVYAEYDVPAQAEYVINYWYQNNTDEVNTPDDQKTYTLFDHETKTQNVNTPVVYNGETRENTYVKYNQAKTDAENAGKVVGADGKTVVNVYYDRPVMTFTKVYYNLTTGAEEKREDFKGIYGHSTNGIFSLEPELRWTTRDDPDSYTTEKSSFSVAPNFMTGPYNAEFHARRTAVVVQKAIYVIIHNQNVDGTWTKDMSSTKSQKNTERYSNFYTYFTSGLAYKYIFYYWTNGENDFTTDVSAANPALNPYTSNSRIYILRNNQLVNDYDGDGVEYLHAYAERVQYQLRFINADNASVTMYSGAPLSSLAKSSLDNPIRPASVPAHYVFAGWYTDASFKDSTKLTDDAKIGTQDYFLYAKWEEPHVKVTVVSNGAVSELPSTIDIPKMGSVYRDLPMIPSKNGYWFDGWYKDAAFTVPFDVNEAIASDTIIYAKWSSRKPANWEVRYVDAMGRTLARSIRGTDNLYDVLYKEALNIPGYAVDFSSKNITLSNDDSENVIEFVYTAKPRTVHRVNRVSDAPKTGDDNSIGLSMVLLASSVMGLIFALYRRKRSAQ, from the coding sequence ATGAACAAGAAGAGATGTAGAAGCATCCTGCTTTCGCTGGCTTTGATGTGCAGCATGATCATTACCGTTATGCCACTTTCAGCGTTTGCAGAATCAACTACTACGACTCAGATAGCTCCGGCTTCGAGGACATATAAGGTTCGTCATATCAGGCAGGGCCTTAATGGAAGCTATAGTGATGAGTCAATGGCTGAATACGAGAGACTTACTGGGAATGTAGGAGAAAGGACTAATGCATCTGCAAACCGCTCATACAGCGGATTTCAGGCTTTAGTCCCAGAGCAGGTAAAGATTGCTCCTAGTGGAGATATTACGGTTTCCGTTTATTATGCTAGAAGATCCTATACAACATATTTTAAAACTGGGGACACATCGAAGGATTTCTATAAGACGTATGTGTACGGTGCAGTACAGACTGCTCCGCCAAGTCCGGTTATACCTGGAAAGAACTTTGTCCGCTGGACATATAAAGACGATAATGGTGTATGGAAGACATGGACTCCGAGTACACAACCTGCAAAGGATGTTACCGTATATGCGGAGTATGACGTTCCAGCGCAGGCAGAGTACGTTATAAATTATTGGTACCAGAACAACACGGATGAAGTTAATACACCGGATGATCAGAAGACATATACGCTTTTTGATCATGAAACTAAGACTCAGAATGTTAATACACCAGTGGTTTACAATGGTGAGACTCGTGAGAATACATACGTAAAATACAATCAGGCTAAGACAGATGCTGAAAACGCAGGCAAGGTAGTGGGAGCAGATGGTAAGACTGTTGTAAATGTATATTACGATCGCCCTGTGATGACTTTTACGAAAGTATATTACAACTTAACTACAGGTGCTGAAGAGAAGAGAGAAGATTTTAAGGGTATATATGGCCACTCTACAAATGGCATATTCTCCCTTGAGCCAGAGTTAAGGTGGACTACGAGAGATGATCCGGATAGTTATACTACGGAGAAGAGTTCTTTTTCAGTTGCTCCAAATTTTATGACAGGTCCTTATAATGCGGAATTTCATGCTAGAAGAACAGCGGTGGTAGTTCAGAAGGCAATCTATGTCATCATCCACAACCAGAATGTTGATGGAACATGGACAAAGGATATGTCCAGCACTAAGAGTCAAAAGAATACAGAGAGATATTCAAATTTCTATACGTATTTCACATCTGGACTAGCTTATAAGTACATATTCTACTACTGGACAAATGGCGAAAATGATTTCACTACAGATGTTAGTGCTGCGAACCCAGCCTTGAATCCGTACACCTCAAATAGCCGTATATATATACTAAGAAATAACCAGCTAGTAAACGACTATGACGGTGATGGTGTGGAATATCTGCATGCATATGCGGAAAGGGTGCAGTACCAGCTTCGCTTTATAAATGCAGATAATGCATCGGTGACGATGTACAGTGGGGCTCCGCTCTCTTCTCTAGCGAAGTCTTCTCTAGATAATCCTATTAGGCCAGCATCGGTTCCAGCACACTATGTATTTGCAGGATGGTACACGGATGCGAGCTTCAAGGATAGTACGAAGCTGACAGATGATGCAAAGATTGGTACTCAAGACTATTTCCTTTACGCAAAGTGGGAGGAGCCTCATGTAAAGGTCACTGTAGTTAGCAACGGTGCAGTTTCTGAACTTCCGTCAACGATTGACATCCCTAAGATGGGAAGCGTTTATAGAGATTTGCCTATGATTCCTTCCAAGAATGGATATTGGTTCGACGGATGGTATAAGGATGCAGCTTTCACAGTTCCTTTTGATGTTAATGAAGCAATCGCAAGCGATACTATTATCTATGCAAAATGGTCGTCGCGTAAACCAGCAAATTGGGAAGTTAGATATGTCGATGCGATGGGAAGAACCTTGGCGAGAAGCATTAGAGGAACTGATAATTTGTACGATGTGCTCTACAAGGAAGCGTTAAATATTCCGGGCTACGCTGTGGACTTCTCGAGTAAGAATATCACTCTTTCGAATGATGACTCGGAAAACGTAATCGAGTTCGTATATACCGCAAAGCCTAGAACTGTACATAGAGTAAATAGAGTTAGTGATGCACCGAAGACAGGGGATGATAATAGCATTGGTCTAAGCATGGTGCTACTAGCATCATCTGTTATGGGATTGATATTTGCATTATACCGTAGAAAGAGGAGCGCACAATAA
- the mnmA gene encoding tRNA 2-thiouridine(34) synthase MnmA, which produces MKKKVLVAMSGGVDSSVAALLVKEAGHDATGVTMRLYDNDTIGSDAKTCCSLENINDAKSVANSLGIPFEVCDFRPEFEEKVISKFISAYEHGITPNPCVDCNRTLKFDELFRAGKELGQDYIATGHYVIVEHGEDGRYKLKKAVDLSKDQSYVLYSLSQEQLSHTMFPLGSMHKSETRTIAEAHGFISAKRKESQDICFIPDGDYASFIERYTGKKIASGNFVDMDGNVLGIHRGIIHYTVGQRKGLGLALKHPMYVQYIDVDNNEVVLGSNEDLFKRELTAHNFNWVSIACPDAPFRAKARIRYKHKEAPATITPLSETEVKIVFDEPQRAITKGQSVVVYDGDYVVGGGKIV; this is translated from the coding sequence ATGAAAAAGAAAGTTCTCGTCGCCATGAGCGGCGGAGTAGATAGCAGTGTGGCAGCTCTTCTTGTAAAGGAAGCTGGTCATGATGCAACAGGGGTAACGATGAGGCTGTATGATAATGATACAATCGGCAGCGATGCTAAAACATGCTGCAGCCTTGAAAATATAAATGATGCAAAGAGTGTCGCTAATAGCCTAGGTATTCCTTTTGAGGTCTGCGATTTTAGACCAGAGTTCGAGGAAAAGGTTATAAGTAAATTTATAAGCGCTTATGAGCACGGCATAACACCGAATCCATGTGTAGATTGCAATAGGACTCTAAAGTTTGATGAGCTCTTTAGAGCTGGTAAGGAATTAGGTCAGGATTACATAGCCACCGGCCATTACGTCATTGTAGAGCATGGAGAAGATGGAAGATACAAGCTTAAGAAAGCTGTCGATTTGTCTAAAGATCAGAGTTATGTGCTCTATTCTTTAAGTCAGGAGCAGTTATCACACACTATGTTCCCTCTCGGTTCAATGCATAAATCAGAAACTAGAACAATTGCTGAAGCTCATGGATTCATAAGCGCAAAACGCAAGGAGTCTCAAGATATTTGCTTTATTCCAGATGGTGACTACGCGTCATTTATAGAAAGATACACAGGAAAAAAGATAGCTTCTGGCAATTTCGTAGACATGGATGGCAATGTACTAGGCATCCACAGGGGGATAATCCATTATACAGTCGGTCAGCGCAAGGGACTTGGACTCGCACTTAAGCACCCGATGTATGTACAATATATCGATGTGGATAACAACGAGGTAGTGCTCGGTTCAAACGAAGATCTATTCAAAAGAGAGCTGACTGCACATAATTTCAACTGGGTTTCAATCGCCTGCCCAGATGCGCCTTTCAGAGCTAAAGCGCGAATTAGATATAAGCACAAAGAGGCACCAGCCACCATTACGCCTCTAAGCGAAACTGAAGTTAAAATAGTATTCGATGAACCTCAGCGCGCCATAACAAAAGGGCAGTCAGTCGTTGTATACGATGGCGACTATGTCGTAGGTGGCGGAAAAATTGTCTAG
- a CDS encoding ArsR/SmtB family transcription factor translates to MEKDLAPHCEVNEVHGSTVERVVGAMPEEEEIFDLSELFKVFGDSTRMKILFALFEEKMCVCDLAEALGMTQSAISHQLKILKQAKLVKFSRAGKQIIYELSDEHVRIIIAVGKEHIEER, encoded by the coding sequence ATGGAAAAAGATTTAGCACCTCACTGCGAGGTTAACGAAGTGCATGGAAGCACTGTAGAAAGAGTTGTCGGAGCGATGCCTGAAGAGGAAGAGATTTTTGATCTATCCGAGCTATTCAAGGTGTTTGGTGACTCTACCAGGATGAAGATATTATTTGCACTATTCGAAGAGAAGATGTGTGTATGCGACTTGGCGGAAGCATTGGGCATGACACAGTCGGCTATTTCTCACCAGCTTAAGATCCTTAAACAAGCTAAACTAGTTAAGTTTTCAAGGGCAGGTAAACAAATCATATATGAGCTTTCAGATGAGCATGTGAGAATTATTATCGCTGTCGGTAAGGAACATATCGAAGAGAGATAA